A part of Homoserinibacter sp. YIM 151385 genomic DNA contains:
- a CDS encoding M15 family metallopeptidase — protein MTSPGAEPDPLPSRRDARMRVTRRGRIVGAAALAIVLVVAVVAVLVLLQPQPAPPAATPEPTASAPSATPTPTATPTPTPEPEETFDMTRNSIDDPGSFWVVVDKLRPLEPRDYAAPDLVDVPVPYVYAPKLRKKAADAVVAMFAAYERETGLRMQSQSAYRAYATQVTTYNGWVSQLGQKGADLTSARPGYSEHQTGLAIDISALPANCALQACFADTPQGTWLAENAWKWGFILRYPEGKTSVTGYEFEPWHYRYVGKALAAEMREQGVETMEEFFDLPAAADYAG, from the coding sequence ATGACGTCCCCCGGCGCCGAACCCGATCCGCTGCCCTCCCGACGCGACGCCCGGATGCGCGTCACGCGCCGCGGTCGGATCGTCGGGGCCGCCGCCCTCGCGATCGTGCTCGTCGTCGCGGTCGTCGCCGTCCTCGTGCTCCTCCAGCCGCAGCCGGCGCCGCCCGCGGCGACCCCCGAGCCGACCGCGAGCGCGCCGAGTGCGACGCCGACCCCGACCGCCACGCCGACCCCGACGCCCGAGCCCGAGGAGACGTTCGACATGACGAGGAACTCCATCGACGACCCCGGCAGCTTCTGGGTCGTCGTCGACAAGCTGCGACCACTCGAGCCGCGCGACTACGCCGCTCCCGACCTCGTCGACGTCCCCGTGCCCTACGTCTACGCGCCGAAGCTGCGCAAGAAGGCGGCGGATGCGGTGGTCGCCATGTTCGCCGCCTACGAGCGGGAGACGGGGCTGCGCATGCAGTCGCAGAGCGCGTACCGCGCCTACGCGACCCAGGTGACCACCTACAACGGGTGGGTCTCGCAGCTCGGGCAGAAGGGCGCCGACCTCACGAGCGCACGGCCCGGATACAGCGAGCACCAGACCGGCCTCGCGATCGACATCAGCGCGCTCCCCGCGAACTGCGCGCTGCAGGCGTGCTTCGCCGACACCCCGCAGGGCACCTGGCTCGCCGAGAACGCCTGGAAGTGGGGCTTCATCCTCCGCTACCCGGAGGGCAAGACGAGCGTCACCGGCTACGAGTTCGAGCCCTGGCACTACCGCTACGTCGGGAAGGCGCTCGCCGCGGAGATGCGCGAGCAGGGCGTCGAGACGATGGAGGAGTTCTTCGACCTCCCCGCCGCCGCGGACTACGCCGGCTGA
- the pheA gene encoding prephenate dehydratase encodes MAAPESPAVYSYLGPVGTFTWTALMQSPVSEGAELRDVNNVGEAIDDVLSGRSRGAMIAIENSVEGGVSATQDALATIPGLRIVGEELVPVDFVLVARPGTRLEDVRTVTAHPVAYAQCRLWLDAELPSHGHLPATSNVAAAASLLERDLADAAIAPPGITEHYELEVLAEHIGDNPNAVTRFVLVEREGAVPERTGADKTSVIVELPSEAPGSLLEMLEQFATRGVNMSLLESRPIGDALGRYRFVIDLDGHVRDERVADALLGLKRFSPGVTFLGSYPRADREPVVVDDRYRDEVFIDARDWLRELLSGEAGRA; translated from the coding sequence ATGGCAGCCCCCGAGTCTCCCGCGGTGTACAGCTACCTGGGACCGGTCGGCACCTTCACCTGGACGGCGCTCATGCAGTCGCCGGTGTCGGAGGGGGCCGAGCTGCGCGACGTGAACAACGTCGGCGAGGCGATCGACGACGTGCTCTCGGGGCGCAGCCGCGGCGCCATGATCGCGATCGAGAACAGCGTCGAGGGCGGGGTCAGCGCGACGCAGGACGCCCTCGCGACGATTCCCGGCCTCCGCATCGTCGGCGAGGAGCTCGTGCCCGTCGACTTCGTGCTGGTCGCGCGGCCCGGCACCCGCCTCGAGGACGTCCGGACCGTCACCGCGCACCCCGTCGCCTACGCGCAGTGCCGGCTCTGGCTCGACGCCGAGCTGCCGAGCCACGGCCACCTGCCGGCGACCTCGAACGTGGCGGCCGCCGCATCCCTCCTCGAGCGCGACCTCGCGGACGCCGCGATCGCCCCGCCCGGGATCACCGAGCACTACGAGCTCGAGGTGCTCGCCGAGCACATCGGCGACAACCCCAACGCCGTCACCCGCTTCGTGCTCGTCGAGCGCGAGGGCGCCGTGCCGGAGCGCACCGGGGCCGACAAGACGAGCGTCATCGTCGAGCTCCCGAGCGAGGCGCCCGGCTCGCTGCTCGAGATGCTCGAGCAGTTCGCGACGCGCGGCGTCAACATGAGCCTCCTCGAGTCGCGTCCCATCGGCGACGCCCTCGGGCGCTACCGCTTCGTCATCGACCTCGACGGGCACGTGCGCGACGAGCGGGTGGCGGACGCGCTGCTCGGCCTCAAGCGCTTCAGCCCGGGCGTCACCTTCCTCGGCTCCTACCCGCGAGCCGACCGCGAGCCGGTCGTCGTCGACGACCGCTACCGCGACGAGGTCTTCATCGACGCGCGCGACTGGCTGCGCGAGCTGCTGAGCGGGGAGGCCGGGCGGGCATGA
- the pgm gene encoding phosphoglucomutase (alpha-D-glucose-1,6-bisphosphate-dependent), producing MTDRAGTPAQESDLIDVRELVEAYYERTPDPADPAQRVAFGTSGHRGSSLDTAFNETHIAAITQAIVEYRAEQGITGPLFIGRDTHGLSRPAETTALEVLEANGVHALVDAFDDYVPTPALSRAIIRHNRGLPEGAPQADGIVITPSHNPPRDGGFKYNPPHGGPADSDATNWIAGRANELIAGGNRDVRRGEPSGVDTYDFRGEYVADLASIIDVGAIKQAGIRLGADPLGGASVGYWKLIGERYGLDLTVVNPEVDPTWRFMTLDWDGRIRMDPSSPSAMASVLRYREQYDIVTGNDADADRHGIVTPDAGLMNPNHYLAVAIRYLAEHREGWRTDAAIGKTLVSSSMIDRVAASLGRRLWEVPVGFKWFVPGLVDGSVAFGGEESAGASFLELDGSTWTTDKDGILLALLAGEIRAVTGRSPSELYAELTAEFGEPAYARVDAAATKEQKARLGRLSGADITADTLAGDAITARLTAAPGNGAAIGGVKVETEHAWFAARPSGTEDVYKIYAESFRGPEHLAEVQAEAKTIVDAALGG from the coding sequence ATGACGGACCGCGCCGGCACCCCCGCCCAGGAATCCGACCTCATCGACGTGCGCGAGCTCGTCGAGGCCTACTACGAGCGGACGCCCGACCCGGCGGATCCGGCGCAGCGCGTCGCCTTCGGCACGAGCGGCCACCGCGGCTCGAGCCTCGACACCGCCTTCAACGAGACCCACATCGCGGCGATCACGCAGGCGATCGTCGAGTACCGCGCCGAGCAGGGCATCACGGGCCCGCTGTTCATCGGCCGCGACACCCACGGCCTCTCTCGCCCGGCCGAGACGACCGCCCTCGAGGTGCTCGAGGCGAACGGCGTGCACGCGCTCGTCGACGCCTTCGACGACTACGTGCCGACCCCGGCGCTCAGCCGCGCCATCATCCGCCACAACCGCGGCCTCCCCGAGGGCGCCCCCCAGGCGGACGGCATCGTCATCACCCCGAGTCACAACCCGCCCCGCGACGGCGGCTTCAAGTACAACCCGCCGCACGGCGGCCCCGCCGACTCGGACGCGACGAACTGGATCGCGGGCCGAGCGAACGAGCTCATCGCGGGCGGGAACCGCGACGTCCGCCGCGGCGAGCCGAGCGGGGTCGACACCTACGACTTCCGCGGCGAGTACGTCGCCGACCTCGCCTCGATCATCGACGTCGGCGCGATCAAGCAGGCCGGCATCCGGCTCGGCGCCGACCCGCTGGGCGGCGCGAGCGTCGGCTACTGGAAGCTCATCGGCGAGCGGTACGGCCTCGACCTCACGGTCGTGAACCCGGAGGTCGACCCGACCTGGCGCTTCATGACGCTCGACTGGGACGGGAGGATCCGGATGGACCCGTCCTCGCCCTCCGCCATGGCCTCGGTGCTGCGGTACCGCGAGCAGTACGACATCGTCACCGGCAACGACGCCGACGCCGACCGGCACGGCATCGTCACGCCCGACGCGGGGCTCATGAACCCGAACCACTACCTCGCGGTCGCGATCAGGTACCTCGCCGAGCACCGCGAGGGCTGGCGCACGGATGCCGCGATCGGCAAGACGCTCGTGTCGAGCTCCATGATCGACCGGGTCGCCGCCTCCCTGGGCCGTCGCCTGTGGGAGGTGCCGGTCGGCTTCAAGTGGTTCGTGCCGGGCCTCGTCGACGGCTCGGTGGCCTTCGGCGGCGAGGAGAGCGCGGGGGCCAGCTTCCTCGAGCTCGACGGCTCCACCTGGACCACCGACAAGGACGGCATCCTCCTCGCGCTCCTCGCGGGCGAGATCCGCGCGGTCACCGGCAGGAGCCCGTCGGAGCTCTACGCGGAGCTGACCGCCGAGTTCGGCGAGCCCGCCTACGCCCGCGTGGATGCCGCGGCGACGAAGGAGCAGAAGGCGCGCCTCGGCAGGCTGTCCGGCGCCGACATCACGGCCGACACCCTCGCGGGCGATGCGATCACCGCCCGGCTGACGGCGGCGCCCGGCAACGGGGCGGCGATCGGCGGCGTCAAGGTCGAGACCGAGCACGCCTGGTTCGCGGCCCGCCCGTCCGGAACGGAGGACGTCTACAAGATCTACGCGGAGTCCTTCCGCGGGCCCGAGCACCTCGCCGAGGTGCAGGCCGAGGCGAAGACGATCGTGGATGCCGCGCTCGGCGGCTGA
- a CDS encoding MDR family MFS transporter — MTPRQITLVIVGLMAAMFLSSLNQTVVGTSMRTIADDLHGLDQQAWVTTAFLITSTVMTPIYGKLSDLFGRRPLFIIAIVIFLAGSVLATFSNTMIELAAWRALQGVGAGGLMALPLTVMGDILAPRERAKYQGYFLAVFGISSVIGPLVGGLLAGADEILFITGWRWVFLINLPIGVGALIMVMAFLHIPHHAPGRVRIDWWGVATIMLAVVPLLLVAEQGREWGWGSAGAILCYVLGAIGIVSFILVERRMGADALIPLGLFGSPTFSMATILSVLVGFGMFGAMMTLPLYLQLVDGATPTEAGWMMLPMIGGLMISSIASGQIIARTGRYKVFPILGTGLLSGAFLLLTFSSYDKPLWFTMIGMGIAGLGLGQLMQTLTIASQNAVGAKDMGVATSAATFFRQMGGTLGVAIVFSVLFSRVAETISESFQKPELLRAALDAALDPAVAQAPENAAIMEGVYGPITQQVAANLPAGVDLADDQVRAGVVDQIVQQAGAGGFGGGSGAGGSFATDSSFLNGASDALTAPFRDGFATATVTVFWVSALVVLVAFLLSFFLKATPLRQKSAVAEAAEARAAAAELEVEARRAADLVGAPVAPNTDSIPTVGAGPR, encoded by the coding sequence ATGACCCCCCGCCAGATCACCCTCGTCATCGTCGGCCTCATGGCCGCGATGTTCCTCTCGTCCCTCAACCAGACGGTCGTCGGCACCTCGATGCGCACCATCGCCGACGACCTCCACGGGCTCGACCAGCAGGCCTGGGTGACGACCGCGTTCCTCATCACCTCGACCGTGATGACGCCGATCTACGGGAAGCTCAGCGACCTCTTCGGCCGCCGCCCGCTCTTCATCATCGCGATCGTCATCTTCCTCGCCGGCTCCGTCCTCGCGACCTTCTCCAACACCATGATCGAGCTCGCCGCCTGGCGCGCCCTCCAGGGCGTCGGCGCGGGCGGCCTCATGGCGCTCCCCCTCACCGTCATGGGCGACATCCTCGCGCCGCGCGAGCGCGCCAAGTACCAGGGCTACTTCCTCGCCGTCTTCGGCATCTCGAGCGTCATCGGGCCGCTCGTCGGCGGCCTCCTCGCCGGCGCCGACGAGATCCTCTTCATCACCGGCTGGCGCTGGGTCTTCCTGATCAACCTCCCCATCGGCGTCGGCGCGCTCATCATGGTGATGGCCTTCCTCCACATCCCGCACCACGCGCCCGGCCGGGTGCGCATCGACTGGTGGGGCGTCGCGACGATCATGCTCGCCGTCGTCCCGCTCCTCCTCGTCGCCGAGCAGGGCCGCGAGTGGGGCTGGGGCTCCGCGGGCGCGATCCTCTGCTACGTCCTCGGCGCGATCGGCATCGTCTCCTTCATCCTCGTCGAGCGCCGCATGGGGGCCGACGCCCTCATCCCGCTCGGGCTCTTCGGCTCGCCCACCTTCTCGATGGCGACCATCCTCAGCGTGCTCGTCGGCTTCGGCATGTTCGGCGCGATGATGACGCTGCCGCTCTACCTCCAGCTCGTCGACGGCGCGACGCCCACCGAGGCCGGCTGGATGATGCTCCCGATGATCGGAGGCCTCATGATCTCGTCGATCGCGAGCGGCCAGATCATCGCCCGCACCGGCCGCTACAAGGTCTTCCCGATCCTCGGCACCGGGCTGCTCTCGGGCGCGTTCCTCCTCCTCACCTTCTCGAGCTACGACAAGCCGCTCTGGTTCACGATGATCGGGATGGGGATCGCCGGGCTCGGCCTCGGCCAGCTCATGCAGACCCTCACGATCGCGAGCCAGAACGCGGTCGGGGCGAAGGACATGGGCGTCGCGACGAGCGCCGCGACCTTCTTCCGCCAGATGGGCGGCACGCTGGGCGTCGCGATCGTCTTCTCGGTGCTCTTCTCGCGGGTCGCCGAGACCATCTCGGAGTCGTTCCAGAAGCCCGAGCTGCTGCGCGCGGCGCTGGATGCGGCCCTCGACCCGGCGGTCGCGCAGGCTCCCGAGAACGCCGCGATCATGGAGGGCGTCTACGGCCCGATCACGCAGCAGGTCGCCGCGAACCTCCCGGCCGGCGTCGACCTCGCCGACGACCAGGTGCGCGCGGGCGTCGTCGACCAGATCGTGCAGCAGGCGGGCGCGGGCGGATTCGGCGGCGGCTCGGGTGCGGGCGGCTCCTTCGCGACCGACAGCTCCTTCCTCAACGGCGCCTCGGACGCGCTCACCGCGCCGTTCCGCGACGGCTTCGCGACCGCGACCGTGACGGTGTTCTGGGTGTCGGCGCTCGTCGTGCTCGTCGCGTTCCTCCTGAGCTTCTTCCTCAAGGCGACGCCGCTGCGCCAGAAGTCGGCGGTCGCGGAGGCCGCCGAGGCGCGCGCGGCCGCGGCCGAGCTCGAGGTCGAGGCGCGCCGGGCGGCGGACCTCGTGGGCGCGCCCGTCGCGCCGAACACGGACAGCATCCCGACGGTCGGCGCGGGCCCCCGGTAG
- a CDS encoding HAD family hydrolase: protein MTAARRALVALDIDGTVLHEDGTLSDAVREQILRVRDAGVEVTLATGRSVSMTLPVVARLGIQPEYVVCSNGAITMRRDETAEDGYARWHVETFDPTQVLTTIHENLEGASYAVEDEHGAYRFEGRFPEGALGTTSEQVSFEELLRTGATRVVVISPEHDTEEFLQVVERMGLHQVSYNIGWTAWLDIAPDGVNKGTALERVAEELGADRDAVVVMGDGRNDIDMFGWAVRGGGTAVAMGQAPPEVVEASSEQTSTDLEDGVAAALRRLFPG from the coding sequence ATGACGGCCGCGCGCCGGGCGCTCGTCGCGCTCGACATCGACGGCACGGTGCTCCACGAGGACGGGACGCTCTCGGACGCGGTGCGCGAGCAGATCCTGCGGGTCCGGGATGCGGGGGTCGAGGTGACCCTCGCGACCGGCCGCTCCGTCTCCATGACGCTGCCGGTCGTGGCGCGGCTCGGCATCCAGCCGGAGTACGTGGTGTGCTCGAACGGCGCCATCACGATGCGCCGGGACGAGACCGCCGAGGACGGCTACGCGCGCTGGCACGTCGAGACGTTCGACCCGACCCAGGTGCTCACCACCATCCACGAGAACCTCGAGGGCGCGAGCTACGCGGTCGAGGACGAGCACGGCGCGTACCGCTTCGAGGGCCGGTTCCCGGAGGGCGCGCTCGGCACCACGAGCGAGCAGGTGTCCTTCGAGGAGCTGCTGCGCACGGGGGCGACGCGCGTCGTCGTCATCTCTCCCGAGCACGACACCGAGGAGTTCCTCCAGGTCGTCGAGCGCATGGGCCTCCACCAGGTCAGCTACAACATCGGCTGGACCGCCTGGCTCGACATCGCGCCCGACGGCGTCAACAAGGGGACCGCGCTCGAGCGGGTCGCCGAGGAGCTCGGCGCGGACCGGGATGCGGTGGTCGTCATGGGCGACGGGCGGAACGACATCGACATGTTCGGCTGGGCGGTCCGCGGCGGCGGCACGGCGGTCGCGATGGGCCAGGCGCCGCCCGAGGTCGTCGAGGCCTCGAGCGAGCAGACCTCCACCGACCTCGAGGACGGCGTCGCGGCGGCGCTGCGCCGCCTCTTCCCCGGCTGA
- a CDS encoding diacylglycerol/lipid kinase family protein — MAAPETRGARRAAVVYNPIKIDQDAVRAAVGRAEREHGWAETLWLETSEEDPGGGQTREAVDAGVDVVIAAGGDGTVRAVAEALRDADTALALLPSGTGNLLARNLNLDLDHIEGSVETAFTGHDERIDLGIARLEREDGTREEHAFLVMAGIGIDAQMVVNTNPELKKKVGWLAYVDAIIKSLRDRDRIRVRYEIDDQPVRGMGVHTLMVGNCGSLPGNILLLPEAAVDDGFFDIVALRPEGFIGWVQIWTKIIWENGVLRRSQVGRKLIGLTKEVRTLRYLKGATFTARLDRPDEFELDGDVFGEVIAFRTTVDPLALRVRIPEGRTIDSPRHTEEPADAAQPQT; from the coding sequence ATGGCCGCCCCCGAGACCCGCGGAGCACGCCGCGCCGCCGTCGTCTACAACCCGATCAAGATCGATCAGGATGCGGTGCGCGCCGCGGTCGGCCGGGCCGAGCGCGAGCACGGCTGGGCCGAGACCCTCTGGCTCGAGACGAGCGAGGAGGACCCGGGCGGCGGGCAGACGCGGGAGGCCGTCGACGCCGGCGTGGACGTCGTGATCGCGGCGGGCGGCGACGGCACGGTGCGCGCGGTCGCCGAGGCGCTGCGCGACGCCGACACCGCCCTCGCGCTCCTCCCCTCGGGCACCGGCAACCTCCTGGCCCGCAACCTGAACCTGGATCTCGACCACATCGAGGGCTCCGTCGAGACCGCCTTCACCGGCCACGACGAGCGCATCGACCTCGGGATCGCGCGGCTCGAGCGCGAGGACGGCACGCGCGAGGAGCACGCCTTCCTCGTGATGGCGGGCATCGGCATCGACGCCCAGATGGTCGTCAACACGAACCCGGAGCTCAAGAAGAAGGTCGGCTGGCTCGCCTACGTCGACGCGATCATCAAGTCCCTGCGCGACCGGGACCGCATCCGGGTCCGCTACGAGATCGACGACCAGCCGGTGCGCGGCATGGGCGTCCACACCCTCATGGTCGGCAACTGCGGCTCGCTGCCCGGCAACATCCTGCTGCTGCCCGAGGCGGCGGTCGACGACGGGTTCTTCGACATCGTCGCGCTGCGGCCGGAGGGCTTCATCGGCTGGGTGCAGATCTGGACGAAGATCATCTGGGAGAACGGGGTGCTCCGCCGCAGCCAGGTCGGGCGCAAGCTCATCGGGCTCACGAAGGAGGTGCGCACGCTGCGCTACCTCAAGGGCGCGACCTTCACGGCCCGGCTCGACCGGCCCGACGAGTTCGAGCTCGACGGCGACGTGTTCGGCGAGGTCATCGCCTTCCGCACGACGGTCGATCCGCTCGCGCTGCGGGTCCGCATCCCCGAGGGCCGCACGATCGACAGCCCGCGCCACACCGAGGAGCCCGCCGACGCGGCGCAGCCGCAGACCTAG
- a CDS encoding extracellular solute-binding protein — translation MTVRRSRRTTAAAAVSTAAAIALVATGCAGGSSQADPDAPVTLTLATFNDFGYTDELLAQYTEEHPNVKIEHNRAATSNDARENFFTKLGAGSGLADVEAVEIDWFAEMMQYSDLLSDLSDPELEGRWVDWKSAAATDADGRLIGYGTDIGPEGVCYRKDLFEEAGLPSDREEVAALLEGDWDTYFEVGHQYTEATGKPFFDSAGATWQGMINQVEYAYEKEDGSVIATENPVIKENFEKVLTESEDLSAHLGQWSEDWNAGMANGDFATMLCPGWMLGVIEGLAPEVTGWDIADTFPGGGGNWGGSYLTVPAQGKNAEAATEFAAWLTSPEVQLQAFANAGTFPSQVDTYESEELTSATNEYFNDAPTGEILISRSEAVTVAPYKSTKYFPINDALQRALTRVDVDKSQSVDESWNEWVKEVEALG, via the coding sequence GTGACCGTGAGACGTTCACGACGCACCACCGCAGCCGCGGCGGTCTCGACCGCCGCCGCCATCGCCCTCGTCGCCACCGGCTGCGCCGGCGGCTCCAGCCAGGCCGACCCCGACGCCCCCGTCACGCTGACGCTCGCCACCTTCAACGACTTCGGCTACACCGACGAGCTCCTCGCGCAGTACACCGAGGAGCACCCCAACGTGAAGATCGAGCACAACCGGGCCGCGACCTCCAACGACGCCCGCGAGAACTTCTTCACCAAGCTCGGCGCCGGCTCCGGCCTCGCCGACGTCGAGGCCGTCGAGATCGACTGGTTCGCCGAGATGATGCAGTACTCCGACCTCCTCTCCGACCTCTCCGACCCCGAGCTCGAAGGCCGCTGGGTCGACTGGAAGAGCGCCGCCGCCACCGACGCCGACGGCCGCCTCATCGGCTACGGCACCGACATCGGGCCGGAGGGCGTCTGCTACCGCAAGGACCTGTTCGAGGAGGCCGGCCTCCCGAGCGACCGCGAGGAGGTCGCGGCGCTCCTCGAGGGCGACTGGGACACCTACTTCGAGGTCGGCCACCAGTACACCGAGGCCACCGGCAAGCCCTTCTTCGACTCCGCCGGCGCGACCTGGCAGGGCATGATCAACCAGGTCGAGTACGCCTACGAGAAGGAGGACGGCTCGGTCATCGCCACCGAGAACCCCGTCATCAAGGAGAACTTCGAGAAGGTCCTCACCGAGAGCGAGGACCTCTCCGCGCACCTCGGCCAGTGGAGCGAGGACTGGAACGCGGGCATGGCGAACGGCGACTTCGCCACCATGCTCTGCCCCGGCTGGATGCTCGGCGTCATCGAGGGCCTGGCGCCCGAGGTGACCGGCTGGGACATCGCCGACACCTTCCCGGGCGGCGGCGGCAACTGGGGCGGCTCGTACCTGACCGTCCCGGCGCAGGGCAAGAACGCGGAGGCCGCCACGGAGTTCGCCGCCTGGCTCACCTCGCCCGAGGTGCAGCTCCAGGCCTTCGCCAACGCCGGCACCTTCCCGAGCCAGGTCGACACCTACGAGTCGGAGGAGCTGACCAGCGCCACCAACGAGTACTTCAACGACGCGCCCACCGGCGAGATCCTCATCTCGCGCTCGGAGGCCGTGACCGTCGCGCCCTACAAGAGCACGAAGTACTTCCCCATCAACGACGCGCTGCAGCGCGCCCTCACCCGCGTCGACGTCGACAAGAGCCAGTCGGTCGACGAGTCGTGGAACGAGTGGGTCAAGGAGGTCGAGGCGCTCGGCTAG
- the serS gene encoding serine--tRNA ligase: MIDPQLLRDNPDAVRASQASRGESTELVDAALDADAARRQAISEFEALRAEQNAFGKTVARASKEEKPALIAQVQELAERVKAAQQRSGEAEAEFERLARGIGNIVLDGVPAGGEDDYVVLKHVGEVPAFDFEPRDHLELGEKLDAIDMPRGTKVSGARFHYLKGIGARLELAIMNLGLDRALAAGFTPLITPTLVRPDIMAGTGFLGAHADEIYRLEADDLYLTGTSEVALAGYHKDEILDLSAGPLRYAGWSTCYRREAGSHGRDTRGIIRVHQFQKLEMFSYVEPATAVEEHERMLAMQEGMLQSLGLSYRVIDTAAGDLGSSAARKYDVEAWVPTQGAYRELTSTSNCTTFQARRLDTRHRTESGKTAPVATLNGTLATTRWLVAILETHQQADGSVVVPEALRPYLGGLAVLEPVR; this comes from the coding sequence GTGATCGACCCTCAGCTGCTTCGCGACAACCCCGACGCCGTGAGGGCCTCGCAGGCCTCCCGCGGCGAGTCGACCGAGCTGGTGGATGCGGCGCTCGACGCCGACGCCGCGCGCCGTCAGGCGATCTCCGAGTTCGAGGCCCTCCGCGCCGAGCAGAACGCCTTCGGCAAGACGGTCGCGAGGGCGAGCAAGGAGGAGAAGCCGGCGCTCATCGCGCAGGTGCAGGAGCTCGCCGAGCGGGTCAAGGCGGCCCAGCAGCGCAGCGGGGAGGCGGAGGCCGAGTTCGAGCGCCTCGCGCGGGGCATCGGCAACATCGTCCTCGACGGGGTGCCGGCCGGCGGCGAGGACGACTACGTCGTGCTCAAGCACGTCGGCGAGGTGCCCGCCTTCGACTTCGAGCCGCGCGACCACCTGGAGCTCGGCGAGAAGCTCGACGCGATCGACATGCCGCGCGGCACCAAGGTCTCGGGCGCCCGCTTCCACTATCTCAAGGGCATCGGCGCGCGCCTCGAGCTCGCGATCATGAACCTCGGCCTCGACCGGGCGCTCGCCGCGGGCTTCACGCCGCTCATCACGCCGACGCTCGTGCGCCCCGACATCATGGCGGGCACCGGCTTCCTCGGCGCCCACGCCGACGAGATCTACCGCCTCGAGGCCGACGACCTCTACCTCACGGGCACGAGCGAGGTGGCGCTCGCCGGCTACCACAAGGACGAGATCCTCGACCTCTCCGCCGGTCCCCTCCGCTACGCCGGCTGGTCGACCTGCTATCGCCGCGAGGCGGGCTCGCACGGCCGCGACACCCGCGGCATCATCCGCGTGCACCAGTTCCAGAAGCTGGAGATGTTCAGCTACGTGGAGCCGGCGACGGCCGTCGAGGAGCACGAGCGGATGCTCGCCATGCAGGAGGGGATGCTGCAGTCGCTGGGCCTGAGCTATCGCGTCATCGACACGGCGGCCGGCGACCTCGGCTCGAGCGCCGCGCGCAAGTACGACGTCGAGGCCTGGGTGCCGACGCAGGGCGCCTACCGCGAGCTCACCTCCACCTCGAACTGCACCACCTTCCAGGCGCGCCGCCTCGACACCCGTCACCGCACGGAGAGCGGGAAGACCGCGCCCGTGGCGACCCTCAACGGCACGCTCGCGACGACGCGCTGGCTGGTCGCGATCCTCGAGACCCATCAGCAGGCGGACGGCTCGGTGGTCGTGCCGGAGGCGCTGCGCCCGTACCTCGGCGGCCTCGCCGTGCTCGAGCCCGTCCGATGA
- a CDS encoding carbohydrate ABC transporter permease: MTDTITRGADAAPAGGSPDGRAPRPDPRAEARRIRRIAFSQRLSRWDFRLSPYLYISPFFILFAVTGLFPLLYTAVVSVHEWHLIGGQGDFVGLDNFAWVLGQDRFWLAMRNTFSIFLVSSVPQVIFALIIAAALDQNLRARTFWRMGVLLPYVVAPVAVSLIFTNMFGDQYGVVNNVLTSLGIEPIRWHADTLSSHLAIATMVNFRWTGYNALILLAAMQAIPRDYYEAAQIDGASKLRQFLSVTIPSLRPTLIFVIITSTIGGLQIFDEPRMFDQYGQGGASGQWMTITIYLYNLGWGQLDFGKAAAVAWLLFLLIVVFGILNYLISQRIASADAPRARRRKKEVAR, from the coding sequence ATGACCGACACCATCACCCGCGGCGCCGACGCCGCCCCCGCGGGCGGCTCCCCCGACGGCCGCGCGCCCCGCCCCGATCCGCGTGCCGAGGCCCGCCGCATCCGCCGCATCGCCTTCTCGCAGCGGCTCTCCCGCTGGGACTTCCGGCTCTCCCCCTATCTCTACATCTCGCCGTTCTTCATCCTCTTCGCGGTGACCGGGCTCTTCCCGCTCCTCTACACGGCGGTCGTCTCGGTGCACGAGTGGCACCTCATCGGCGGCCAGGGCGACTTCGTCGGCCTCGACAACTTCGCCTGGGTGCTCGGCCAGGACCGCTTCTGGCTCGCGATGCGGAACACCTTCAGCATCTTCCTCGTCTCGAGCGTGCCGCAGGTGATCTTCGCGCTCATCATCGCGGCGGCCCTCGACCAGAACCTCCGCGCCCGCACGTTCTGGCGGATGGGCGTGCTGCTCCCCTACGTCGTCGCGCCCGTCGCGGTGTCGCTGATCTTCACGAACATGTTCGGCGATCAGTACGGCGTCGTGAACAACGTCCTGACCTCCCTCGGGATCGAGCCGATCCGCTGGCACGCCGACACCCTCTCCAGCCACCTCGCGATCGCCACCATGGTCAACTTCCGCTGGACCGGCTACAACGCGCTCATCCTCCTCGCCGCCATGCAGGCGATCCCGCGCGACTACTACGAGGCCGCCCAGATCGACGGCGCCTCGAAGCTGCGCCAGTTCCTCTCCGTCACGATCCCGTCGCTCCGGCCGACGCTCATCTTCGTCATCATCACCTCCACCATCGGCGGGCTCCAGATCTTCGACGAGCCGCGCATGTTCGACCAATACGGCCAGGGCGGCGCCTCGGGTCAGTGGATGACGATCACCATCTACCTCTACAACCTCGGCTGGGGGCAGCTCGACTTCGGGAAGGCCGCCGCGGTCGCGTGGCTGCTGTTCCTGCTGATCGTCGTCTTCGGCATCCTCAACTACCTGATCTCGCAGCGGATCGCCTCGGCCGATGCGCCGCGGGCCCGCCGCCGGAAGAAGGAGGTCGCGCGATGA